DNA from Phragmites australis chromosome 16, lpPhrAust1.1, whole genome shotgun sequence:
tttttctacagaatctatttatttaaatttttaataaaaaataaaaaaataaaaaaggaaacatCTCTCTGTCTCACgaaaatgaaaataataataattttttcagCACTACGTGATATTCGTTATGTGTTGGTCTGCAAACCGAGGAAATATATGTGGAAACCAGCCCATAAGGCATGCGTAGaagttttatataaaaaaaaaaatccaggagAGGAGATATTTTACAACTATGAGAAATTTCAATATCAAGCTCTATTCCATTTATGATATGTGAAATTAACaaacaacaaaaaacaaaaaagggacAAACATTTAGTATTTTAGTAGAAACACTATTGATCCtaacttttgtttttttatgctAAAATCTTCTTGGCTACCTAGACATGTGATAAGAATATTTTGAGTGCACAGTGGTGTGTCTACGACTACTGCATGATAAGAAGGGTACTATGATGTGTAAACAGAGTTGCCTAGATTAATACTTGATTAATAGGGTTATGGGAGTATGACTCTAACCACTCAATTTTAAATTCTAGTGCCCATATTGTATATACATGTGAATGTTTTTATGATAAACGTGTGATTGGAATGTACGAGTGCGGTATGTATCGGAATATGCGTGCGCTTGTGCCATCTTAtagaaatataaaaagaaaatgactaaCACAAAATTTCGCCCGTGAGTTAcgaaggggaggggaggggaggggaggctTATCCATCCACCAATCGGAGCGCGCCTCCGCCGTCCCGCCTTATCCACCTCACCATCTCGTCTCCACGGGAACCTCCCTCCATCTCTTCCGCCCCTCGCttcctccaaaccctagccgcgtcCACCCCACCCCCTCCACATGGCGGCGGCGCTCGCCTCCTCCCGCTGttgccgctgctgctgcagccgtctctcgccgccgcccctccctgCCCGCGGCCGCCGCTCCCTTGCACGGTGCGCGCTCTCCGGAGAGGTGAGGTTCCTGGGGCTCTCTAGGTGGCACCCAGGGTGCATTTTCTTTTCCTGGGGTTCTCTATCGATGTTGCGTAGCAATGTGGCTCGGTGTGGCGAGCGTTGCTGGAGGCGTAGACTGAAATATTGAGGTGCTGATGCATGGAAATTAACGGGAGGGATGTTTTTTTATGCAAGCTGTAAACCGGCGAAATGCAGTTTTGGAGGAAAGTGGTTTTTGAGCTTCCTGTTGGGATAGGAGTAGCaaggtttatattttttttcggctggattttctttttattgtggTTGCTCAATGTTGCAATTTGGAACTCGTGAAAAAGATAAAGTTCGTAATGATGCGGTTGAGTAATCAGTCAAATTGATACGGAGTTATGTAATTGAAGGAAAACTGATGATTTGCCACTCCATCGGTAGCCCGTCACTGAGACAATAGAATGGCAAATCTTGAAATGCCAACTAATGTAGCAGCAAGCCCTGAAATGATTCCGAGCGTAATAAAGGAAAATTATGCCGGCCCTGAGgatttttcaaaaatttgaagTGTGAAAGGCTAGTTTTGCTGAAGTAACCTACTATTGTTCTTTGATATAACTTCAACATTTTTTATGAAAGATTATATTTACTAGAAAATTTCATATGTTACAGCCGTTATAATAGCACCAATGCAACCATCTAAATGAGTTGCAAATCAACTTTCatagtttttcttttgttgtcatggACGTGTTCTGAGCAATGTAAGCTTAGGTTTGTGCAGAGGATATGCAATATAACTAAAAGTAATTTTGCTGCTATTTAAGGTTAATCAATCCTGCGAACCAAAGTTGCATACTGTGAGTTCTCTTAAGTTAGTACATTGTTCTCTGTTACATCTGTCACATTTTGCTTACAACATGTGCAGAAAAGAAACTCCTTCAGCTGGAAAGAGTGTGCAATTTCTGTAGCGTTGTCAGTTGGATTAATTACTGGTGCACCAACATTAGGATGGTCGGCCCATGCTTCTCCTCTCCAACCTGTTCTTCCAGATGTTTCTGTTCTGATATCTGGACCTCCCATTAAAGATCCGGGTGCTTTATTGAGATATGCTTTGCCAATAGATAATAAAGCTATTCGTGAAGTTCAAAAGCCACTGGAGGATATCACCGACAGTCTCAAGGTTGCTGGTGTTAGAGCCTTGGATTCAGTTGAAAGAGTAAGTTATGCTTTCGGAGGTGCCTTTCAGAAGATATCTAGGTTTTATTTGACAAAGGACTATGCATTCAATTACCGAAAGCAGCCGCCCTTCAATCCCAAGTTTCTTCAATTTGCCTTACCCTTGTTTTTCTGGAACTTATGAATTTCCCTTCAAATTCTAGAATGTCAGACAAGCATCAAGAACACTGAACAATGGGAGGAACTTAATTCTTGCTGGTCTTGCCGAATCAAAGAGAGCAAATGGAGAAGAATTATTGAATAAATTGGCTGTTGGACTTGAGGAGCTTCAAAGAATTGTTGAAGACAGAAATAGGGATGCAGTAGCTCCAAAGCAGAAAGAGCTTCTCCAGTATGTTGGAACGTGAGTAAACCTTACTCCCCAAAGCAaaactatcatattctttgtccTGCCAGTGCTGAAGCAATAATAGTTCTGAAGCCTAGCTCTTTTGCCGTATGGTGTCAATCAATGTAATATTCTTGCTCAGTGCTCACTGAGCAAAAGTTCTTGTGAACAAATAACGCTAGTGCTAGAGGACTGAATTGTATCTGCCTCTAAGTAGTTGTGAGAACTGTTATGAAACCGCTGTTCTCATTTATACCTTGTCATTGACCCTGCAGCTGAGATCTTCCTGGGACATTGCATTTCTGCAGTGTAGAAGAAGACATGGTCGATGGCTTCCCCTTTGAGATACCAGAAGAGTACAGCAACATGCCTCTTCTCAAAGGAAGGGCTACTGTGGATATGAAGGTTAAAATTAAGGACAATCCCAACTTAGAAGATTGTGTATTTCGGATAGTTCTGGATGGATATAATGCTCCTGTCACTGCTGGGAACTTCATAGATCTGGTGGAACGGAAATTCTATGATGGCATGGAAATCCAAAGAGGTAATTCAATCTTTGGGTGCTTCCTAATGATTATAATCTCCTTCTTGCATTATCCACCATTTGTTGTTATATTGCAATTTGAGATCCAGAAGTTCTATTAGATGTGAGTTGGATATGTTGAACTGTTGAAGTAGTATATACTGTTTTGTAGCAAGTAGCATATGTACTTCCGCAGTTCCCCATTGTAGCGGAAggtattttttggaatttctttGACAATATACTCCATCTAACCGTTATACTACTTCAGCAGTGAACTTTTTTCTGAACTGTGTTGGTTCTTCTGCAGCTGACGGTTTTGTTGTTCAAACTGGAGATCCTGAGGGGCCAACTGAGGGGTTTACTGATCCCAGTACTGGCAAAATTCGTACAATACCTCTTGAGATAATGGTTGATGGTGATAAGGCTCCTGTATATGGTGAAACACTTGAAGTAAGCAGAagcagcttttttttttcctttatttgtTCATTTCGTTGCTGCTGGAAAATTGGGTGGCTGTGTTTGAATATACCTTTC
Protein-coding regions in this window:
- the LOC133895687 gene encoding peptidyl-prolyl cis-trans isomerase, chloroplastic-like; translated protein: MAAALASSRCCRCCCSRLSPPPLPARGRRSLARCALSGEKRNSFSWKECAISVALSVGLITGAPTLGWSAHASPLQPVLPDVSVLISGPPIKDPGALLRYALPIDNKAIREVQKPLEDITDSLKVAGVRALDSVERNVRQASRTLNNGRNLILAGLAESKRANGEELLNKLAVGLEELQRIVEDRNRDAVAPKQKELLQYVGTVEEDMVDGFPFEIPEEYSNMPLLKGRATVDMKVKIKDNPNLEDCVFRIVLDGYNAPVTAGNFIDLVERKFYDGMEIQRADGFVVQTGDPEGPTEGFTDPSTGKIRTIPLEIMVDGDKAPVYGETLEELGRYKAQTKLPFNAFGTMAMAREEFDDNSASSQVFWLLKESELTPSNANILDGRYAVFGYVTENEDYLADLKVGDIIESIQVVSGLDNLVNPSYKIVG